CTCATTCCGCGAAGAGCAGGCTTCCGCCGAAGGCCGTGAGCAGCAGCCCGCAGCACGCGGCGAACGTCATCCAGGCCTTCTCCCTGCGCCACCCGAGCACGGCGAACACCGCACTGCACAACAGGACCAGGTCCACCACGACGGGCCCGGGCCGGAGGTCGCCTCTGCCTGCGCTGATGAGGGCCGCCACGGTGAGGAACAGCGCGAGAGCGCTGATTCCCAGGGCGATGTGGCGCGGGTAGTGGTTGCCGGTCGGCATGGTGTGAATCCTTCGCCGGGAGGGAGGTGGGAGGAGGAGAGGAGAGGGAAAGGGGAAGGGCGGCGGGGCACTCGTGCCGGCGCCGGCCGGGGATGCGATCCACTGTGCGGCTTGCTGATCAGGGTATGCGGCTGAATTCGTGGACGTGTCCGCGTGGCGGAATGCCGAGGGGGTTACCGGTGCTGAGGGAGGGGGCGACATGATCGCCTCAGCGGGTCGCTCCTTGACGAGAGCGGTACGCCGGCAGTGAGGAGCTGACGATGCAGGACACTCTCGCCGCAAGGATCGGCCGGGTCGGGGTCTGGCACGGCGGTCTCGGGAGCGTCCCGGCCGCCATCGAGCGCCGGGCGGCTGCCGAGATCGAGCGACTCGGCTACGGCGCTCTGTGGTTGGGCGAAGGGCCCGCCGCCAAAGAGGCGTTCAGCCACGCCGGTCTGCTGCTCGCCGCCACGGAGCGGATCACCCTCGCCACCGGCATCGCCAACATCTGGGCCCGCGACGCCGCCGCCGCGAACGGCGCCGCGCACACCCTCGCCGAGGCGTACGACGGCCGTTTCCTGCTCGGCCTGGGCGCCAGCCACGCCCCGATCGTCAACCTGCGCGGCCATGCGTACGCCAAGCCGTTCGCCGCGATGCGCGAATATCTCGATGCGATGGACGCCGCCCCGTACGAAGGCCCGGTGGCCGACCCGGCACCGGCCCGGGTGCTGGCGGCACTCGGCCCGAAGATGCTGGAGCTGGCCAGGGACCGTACGGCCGGCGCCCACCCGTACTTCGTCACTCCCGAGCACACCGCCCGCGCCCGCGAGATCCTCGGCACCGGTCCGCTGCTCGCCCCCGAGCAGGCCGTGCTGCTGGAGTCCGATCCCGCGACGGCCCGCTCGCTGGCCCGCGAGCACCACACGCGTTTCTACCTGGAGCTGCCGAACTACACCGGCAATCTGCGCCGCCTCGGCTTCGGGGACGAGGACTTCGCGGGCGGCGGCAGCGACCGGCTGGTGGACGCGATCGTGGCCTGGGGCGACGTGGACGCCGTCCGGCGGCGCGTACAGGAACACCATGACGCGGGTGCCGACCATGTGGCCATCCAGCCGCTCGCGACGGACCGCGGGCTGGGTATCGACCAACTGCGGGAACTGGCACCGGTGTTGATCAACGCCTGAGGCCGGGCGGCGGCGCGGTGGGGGTTGCGGGCGCGGCCTGAAGCCGTCCCCTGCCCGCCTCAGTGGCCCAGCCGCTCCAGGGCGGCGAGCGGATAGCGCTCCCCGGACACGGCGCCGTCGGGTACGGCTGCCCGGAGCCGGGCCACCTGCTCAGCATCGAGTTCGATGCCGGCCGCCGCCGCGTTCTCCTCCAGGTAGCCACGGCGCTTCGTACCGGGGATCGGCACGATGTCCTCGCCCTGGGCGAGCAGCCAGGCGAGGACGGCCTGCGCCGGGGTGCAGCCGAGGGAGTCCGTGGTGGTCCGCACGGCCTGGACGAGCCGCAGATTGCGGTCGATGTTCTCCTCGGCGAACCGCGGCCACCGGCGCCGGGCGTCCTCGGCGGTGAGGTCGTCGCGGGAGCCGAGCGCGCCCGTCAGCATCCCGCGCCCGAGCGGCGCGTACGCCACGACGCCGATGCCGAGCTCCCGGCAGGTCGCCAGCATCTCGCCCTCCACGACGTCGCGGGTGAAGAGGGAGTACTCCAGCTGTACGGCGCTGATGGGGTGCGTGGCATGCGCCCGGCGCAGCGTCTGCGGGCTCACCTCGCTGAGGCCGAGGTGGCGTACGGCACCGGCGGCGACGAGATCGGCCATCGCACCGACCGTCTCCTCGATGGGAACGGCCGGGTCGCGGCGGTGCATGTAGGAGAGGTCGATGCGGTCCGTGCCGAGGCGGCGCAGCGAGGCGTGGCACGCCTCGCGCACCCAGGAGGCGGAGGTGTCCACCTCGTTCACCCGCCCGGTGGCGGCGTCGTGCCGCAGCCCGAACTTGGTGGAGAGCACCAGCTCGTCCCGCTGCGAGGCGGTACGGCGGCGCAGCCAGCGGCCGAGGAACTCCTCGTTGGCGCCCCGCCCGTAGGCGTCCGCGGTGTCCAGCAGCGTGACGCCGAGCTCGGCGGCACGGTCGAGGGTACGGAGCGACTCGGCGTCGTCCGGGACGCCGTACGAGGCCGACATCCCCATGCAGCCGAGGCCGAGCGCGGAGACGTTCGGCCCGTGTGTGCCGAGCTGACGCTGCTTCATGATGACTTAGGCCTCCGGCAGTTGATGACGTCCGCGAGGAATGCGCCTGCGATCGCAGCATCCCATATGCCTGCTGATGCACACTGATCCGGTGTGGGTCGTCAGCATCATCCGAAGGCCTGAGAAGCGGCTGCGCCGGCCGTTCCCGAAGTTGTCACCCGGCTATCTGTCGTCCGTCACGGCAGTCCGTTAGCGTCCCCGTCGCACCCTCGCAGTGGAGTGGGCACGGACCATTGACTGGCTGAGGGACCGTCGACTGGGAGGTCGGGCGTGACACCTGAGGTATCTCGTAGACGTGTACTGGGAGTTGGCGCGGCAGCGGCGGGCGCGGCGATGACGGGGTCGATGCT
This Streptomyces decoyicus DNA region includes the following protein-coding sequences:
- a CDS encoding LLM class F420-dependent oxidoreductase, with product MQDTLAARIGRVGVWHGGLGSVPAAIERRAAAEIERLGYGALWLGEGPAAKEAFSHAGLLLAATERITLATGIANIWARDAAAANGAAHTLAEAYDGRFLLGLGASHAPIVNLRGHAYAKPFAAMREYLDAMDAAPYEGPVADPAPARVLAALGPKMLELARDRTAGAHPYFVTPEHTARAREILGTGPLLAPEQAVLLESDPATARSLAREHHTRFYLELPNYTGNLRRLGFGDEDFAGGGSDRLVDAIVAWGDVDAVRRRVQEHHDAGADHVAIQPLATDRGLGIDQLRELAPVLINA
- a CDS encoding aldo/keto reductase — its product is MKQRQLGTHGPNVSALGLGCMGMSASYGVPDDAESLRTLDRAAELGVTLLDTADAYGRGANEEFLGRWLRRRTASQRDELVLSTKFGLRHDAATGRVNEVDTSASWVREACHASLRRLGTDRIDLSYMHRRDPAVPIEETVGAMADLVAAGAVRHLGLSEVSPQTLRRAHATHPISAVQLEYSLFTRDVVEGEMLATCRELGIGVVAYAPLGRGMLTGALGSRDDLTAEDARRRWPRFAEENIDRNLRLVQAVRTTTDSLGCTPAQAVLAWLLAQGEDIVPIPGTKRRGYLEENAAAAGIELDAEQVARLRAAVPDGAVSGERYPLAALERLGH